The Fibrobacter sp. DNA segment TGGACGAACATCGTACCCCGTTGTTCAACGAACCCATCCACTTGGTATTGCCCGATGGTCAGTATCCTCTTGAAGTGGCTATGTGGTACAACGACGGCTACCAGGAAAACTTCTTTAGCTTTGTGAACAACGTGAACACCTATGACGGTGGTACCCACGTTACAGGTTTCAAGACCGCTCTTACCCGCGTGATCAGCAAGTTCGCACAGGACATGCCCAAGGGCAAGAAGGACATCAACATTACAGCTGACGATATCCGTGAAGGTCTTACCGCTGTTATCGCCATCAAGGTTTCTCAGCCTCAGTTCGAAGGCCAGACCAAGCGTAAGCTGGGCAACTCCGAAATCGCAAGCTATGTGGCTTCTGCATTCGGTGCAAAGCTGGATGAATACTTCCAGGAAAATCCGGCTGCAGTGAAGGTCATTCTGGACAAGGTCTACTTCGCAGCTCAGGCTCGTGAAGCTGCCCACAAGGCTCGTACCCTCGCTCGCCGCAAGAACGTTCTGGAAAGCGGCGGCCTTCCGGGCAAGTTGGCCGACTGTAGTAGCCGCGACCCGAAGGAATGCGAAATGTTCATCGTGGAAGGTGACTCTGCAGGTGGTTCTGCAAAGCAGGGCCGTAAGCGTGAATTCCAGGCTATCCTTCCCCTCCGTGGTAAGATTCTTAACGTTGAAAAGGCAAGCCTCCACCGCGTGCTTGATACCGAAGAAATCCAGAACCTGGTGAACGCCATCGGTTGCGGTCTCGGTACCGAATGCAAACTTGAAAAGCTCCGCTACAACAAGATCGTCATCATGACCGATGCTGATGTGGACGGTTCTCATATTCAGACTTTGCTCTTGACTTTCTTCTTCCGCTACATGCGCCCGCTTATCGATGAAGGCCACGTGTACCTGGCAATGCCTCCTCTGTACAAGTTGAAGGTGGGCCTCAAGGAACGCTACCTGTTCGATGAAAAGGAAAAGGAAATCGCCATGGCCGAACTGGAAGACAAGAAGAACGTAACTATCACACGATTCAAAGGTCTTGGCGAAATGTCCCCGGAACAGCTGTTCGAAACCACCATGGATCCGGAAAAGCGATTCCTCAAGCAGTGCTATGTGGAAGACGCCGTTGTCGCAGACCAGATCTTCAGCATGCTCATGGGTGAAGATGTGGAACCTCGTCGTAAGTTCATCGAGACCAACGCTTACAAGGTCTTGAACGATCTGGATATCTAATTATGATTCCCAACAAGGACGACTTTCAATCTGTACTGAACCAGGCCCGCGACCTCGTTGAAGACCATCTCCAGCTGACCGAACAGGTCATTATGGACGTGGCCAAGAACGCTCCTGCAGGTATTGCAGAACGCTTGGAATCTCTGTTCCTGCGTAAAGGTAAGCGCATCCGTTCCACCCTGCTTTGCCTGATTGCAAAGAGCGGCGAAAAGCAGCCCGACGCGTCCCGCGTTGCCCATGCCTGCGCCGGCGTTGAATTGCTGCACTTGGCAAGTCTCGTACACGACGATATTATTGACGGAACAGATATCCGCCGCGGCCAGAAGACTGCCCATAAGGAATGGGGAACTCAGGTTGCCGTTCTTATCGGCGACTACGTTTTAAGCCAGGCCATGCGTTGCGTGATTAACGAAGAATCCCGCGACGTGCCGGTAGCCCTTTCTGACGCTGCAGACAAACTTATCGCTGGCGAAATCCTGGAGCTGGACCACTCCGGCGACATGAACTTGTCTTTTGAAAAGTATGACGAAATCATCGACGGCAAGACCGCCGCATTGATCGATGCCGCAGCACGCATCGGTGGTGTGCTGGCAGGTTTCGACAAGGAACAGGCCGACCGTTGCGCCCAGATGGGCAGCCACTTCGGCATTGCATTCCAGATTGTGGACGACCTGCTGGACTACGGCTTTGGTAGCAAGAACCTGGACAAGGCCAAGTTTACCGACCTGAGCAACGGCTTGATCACCCTTCCCCTCCTCTACTACTTTGACGCCTGCAACACCGAAGAACGAGCCGAAATGGAAGGCTTGATTGCTAAGGCTTCTGAAGCTGGCGTACCCGAAAAGATCATCGACCTGATGAACTCCAAGGATGCTTTCAAGAAGGCTAAGGCAAACGCCCAGGAACACTTGGAAAAGGCCCTGGAAATTGCCCAGAGCTTGCCTGCTGGCAAGTTTACCGACGAAATCGTGGCTATGTTCGCTTCTATGAGCGATCGTGGTAATTAATGCTGCAGCAGTGCCACTAATTAAAAAGTCTCGGTTTTCGCCGAGACTTTTTCTTTTTCGCATAAAGTATCAGATTACTTTCTCTTGCCCCAGATTGCCATGAAGACAAGCACGGAGAGGAAGCAGACCGCGATAATAATCCAGAAGGCCAGTTCGCTACCGCCGGAGGCGTCACCGTTCATGCCGAAGGGCAGACGCACATTCATGCCGAACAAGCTAGCGAAGAACGTCGGGAGGGAAATAGAAATGGTCACGATGGTCAAGTTCTTCATCAGCGTATTCACGTTGTTGCTGATGACGCTTGCACGGGCATCCATCATGGACGTCAAAATGTTTGCGTAGATTTCAGCTTGCTGGAGGCTCTGACGGTTTTCAATGACGATATCGTCCAGCAGTTCACGTTCGGCCTCGGACCAGTTCATGCTGCGGCCAATCTGCAGTTTCTTGAGCAGGGTGTCGTTACTGTTCAACGCACTGACGTAGTAGATCAAGCCCTTGTTCAAGCTAAACATGGAAAGCAGGTACTTGTTTTCCATAGCGGTGCGGAGCTTCTGTTCCAATTCATCGTTGATGCGATTGATGATCTTCAAGTGTTCGTTGAAGTGGAAGATTGCGTAGTTCAGCACGCGGAGCACGAAGGTGTTCAAGCTATCGATTTTGGAGAAACGCTTTTCATCAAGGATAGGAAACTCAGAGTCGGTCAGCAGCAGAACCCAGTCTTTAAAGATAAAGATACCGAAGGATTCCACACGGAACTGGAAGTTGTCGCTGGCAGAATAGTTCTTGGGCTTCTTAAACACGATGGTGGTAAAGTCGTCATCGTATTCAATTCGGGAAAGTTCGTCCGAGTCGAATGCGGACGCAATGGTATGCTCAGTTATTTCGTATTCCTTAACCAGGACGCTTCGTTGTTCCTGGCTAAGAGAACCCATCATGACGATATCGGCTACGTCTTCGTTCTGGGCACTAGCGAGGCGCCCTGATTCGATTTTATAGTACTTCTTGAGCATAGAGCCCCCTTGATCGAACGGGGACAAATATAGGAAATAGACGAGAGACGAAAGACGAGAGACGAGAGAAAAGTACCTTTTTCAAACAAAAAAAAGTCCCAGCTTTAGGCTGGAACTTTTTCAATAGAGAACCTGTGGTTTTCTACAATCTGTTATACACCGCCCTTGAAGCGCTTGGAGTACCAGAGCACGAAGGGAGAGCAGACGCAAACGGAAGAGTAGGTACCGATCAGCACACCGAAGACCATCACGAGACCGAAGTCACGGATAGAGGAACCGCCCATAATAGCGAGAACCAAGCAGACGAACAAGGTCGTAAGAGAGGTAATCACGGTACGGCTGAAGCACTGATTGATAGAGCTATTCAAGGTCTTGTCGAAACCGGAGGTTCCGTAGATTGCAGTGTTTTCACGAACGCGGTCGAACACCACGATGGTATCGTTAACGGAGTAACCGATCATGGTGAGGAGAGATGCGATCAATGCACCATCGAAGGAGAGACCGAAGATGGAGATGAAACCCAAGGTAATGATGGAGTCGTGGATAAGGCCAACGACAGCACCGATACCGAAACCAAGACCCAGCTTACCGAATCGGAACCAGACGTAGAGACCGATGGCGAGCCATGCCAAGATGATAGCGAGGATTGCATCGTTACGGAGTTCCTTACCGATGGTCGGACCAACGCTGTCCTTAGCAACAATTTCAACCTTCTGGTTTGCAGCTTCGAAGGCCTGAGCCATCTTAGCTTCGAACTGAGTATCGTCAGAAGACTTCATGCTGATCTGGTAGGAGTTAGCAGAAGTACCACCCAAGGAACGAACCTTAGCACCGCTAATGCCTGCAGCAGAGAGAGCCTTGTTCAAGTCAGTTTCGTGCTTGCCGTCGTCCTGGTACTGGACAGTGTAAACCTGACCACCAGTGAAGTCAATGCTGAAGTCGAAGCCCTTGATTGCGATGGAAGCAATGCTTGCCACGATGAGGACGAGGGACAGAACCTTGAACTTACCGCGGTTCGGAATGATAGCGAGATTTGCGTTGTTGAGAGCCTTGAAGCCGCCACCAATGGAAAGGGTGGTCGCATCACGCTTAGCAAGCTTGAAGTCGAACACGGCGCGGGTAACGGTAAGAGCGCAGAACAAGGAAGTGATAATACCGATCATCAAGGTAAGACCGAAACCCTTCACGGAGCCGGTACCAATCTTGTACAAAATAAGTGCGGTAAGAACGGTGGTCAAGTTAGAGTCGAAGATTGCGCTGAATGCACGTTCGTAACCCTTAGCCACAGCTGCGCGAGCAGTGAGGCCAGCCTTGATTTCTTCACGGATACGTTCGTAAATAATGACGTTAGCGTCGAGAGACATACCAAGCACGAGGATGAAGCCTGCAATACCCGGGAGAGTCAAAGTTGCGTTGAACACGGACATCACTGCTGCAGTGACCAAGGTATTGATGATCATACCGAGGCTAGCAATGAAACCACCGAGGCGATAGTAACCGACCATGAAGACCAAGCAGAGGACGAGACCGACAGCGCCGGAACCGAAGCCCTGAACAATGTTTTCTTCACCGAGGGTTGCACCGACGCTACGAGATTCGATGATCTGCATCGGAGCCTTGAGAGCACCAGCGCGGAGCACGACAGCAAGGCGGTTTGCTTCCTTCATGTCGTCGAGGCCGGTAATCTGAGCTTCACCGTTCGGGATACGTTCGTTAATACGCGGAGCAGAAATAACCTGGTTGTCAAGAACGATAGCCATCTGCTTGCCAACGTTTGCAGCGGTAACAGCAGAGAACTTCTTAGGGCCGATGCCGCCGAACTTCAGGCGAACAGCAACTTCACCAGCGCTCATACCATCGGAAACACGGTGCGGACGAGCGTCAACAACATCATCACCACCCATTTCAGCACGACGCTTCAGGAGGTAAAGGCGCTTAGCCTTGATCTTGGAATCACGCTGGACAGGTTCGAGACCGCTACCGAATGCGAAAGCAACATCACGGGGAATGAGCTTCTGGACGCCTTCGGTTTCGAGGAGCTTCTTGACCTTTTCAACATTTTCTTCAGCGATGAAGCCACCGTTGCCGAAGTTCATGTAGTAAGCGGAGAGAGCTACGCCAACTTCGCTTGCCGGTTCAGCCTTGACTTCTGCAGCGGAATCCTTGGCGGGTTCAGCCTGAGCAGTCTGGGTTGCGCCACCGAGAAGTTCTTCGTCGGAGAGAGCCTTTGCAGTGTCCTTGGCAGGAGCAGCGGCAGCAGCAGCGGTATCGGTTGCCACAGAGTCGGTAGCAGCGATATCGGTGGTCTGACGAGTCAGGTACTGGTCGATCAGCAAGACAATCTGCTGGAACTTATCAGATTCAGCAAGGATCTTGAATTCGAGCTTAGCGGTAGAACCGACGAGTTCCTTTGCAGTGGAGTCATCCACACCTGCCAGTTCAACCAAGATACGGTCGTCACCGCTGGGGGAAATCTGGGGTTCAGAAAGACCGAACTGGTCAACGCGGTTACGGATAATTTCCAAGGATTCTTCCTGGATATCCTTCACATCTTCGTTCTTGAGGTTAGACTTGTCGATCTGAAGGGTAAGGCTAGTACCACCAGCCAAGTCCAAGCCGAAGTTGATGGACTGAGATCCCTTCTTCGGATTTTCCTTGAGGAAGGTTTTCTTAGCTTCGCCGGTCTTGGAGTGGACTTCGATAGAAGGCCAAACCGTGTAAGCGGAGAGGACAATGACGAGAAGAATGATAATTTCTCGCAAACCGAATTTGTTCTTGTTCATTTGTAATCCCTTAATATTACGATCTCTTTGGCGACGGAACTCTCATTCCAGCCACCAAATCATAAGGCACTATTATCTAGTTGGGCGCAAAGATAGTAAAATCGGGGGTAGAAGCGTGGACGTCAAGCTTCAAAGTCCTGCCATTCAAGGTGCGAACAATGGAAAAACCGTCAGAACGCTGTTCCACGGCAAAAGAGCCCGTCCTGAGGGCCGGTTCTGCGTTTCTAAGGGCTATCAGCTCCCGAACCCAGTGGTAAATCGGGCTCTTCTGGAGGTCCTTAAGCTTTTCCCAGGGGATGGTACGGCGGTTGTCGGGGTCCTTACCGCCTTTTAGGGCCAGTTCGTCGCCATAATAGACGCAGGGAGCGCCTGGCAGGAAGAACATTAGGGCGTAGGCAAGGCGCACGCGGGCCTCGTCGGAGCAGGGCTGATTCTGCAGGCGGCTCGTATCGTGACTGCCCAGCAGATTCATGGGGACGTCGCCACAAGGCAACTGCCCGAGGGAGCTATAGCGGAACTGCGGGAAGGCGCCCTTGAGGCGGTTGCAGAACTCTTCCGTAGAAATCGGGTTCTCGTCGAAGAGGTAGGCCATCACCGCCTTACGGAACACATAGTTCATGACGCCATCGAACTGGTCGCCCTGAAGCCAACGGCTGGGCTCATCCCAAATCTCGCCAACGATGTACGCCTCCGGATTGATAGCCTTGACGCGTCGGCGGAATTCCTGCCAGAAACTGTCATCATCAATTTCATTGGGAACATCAAGGCGCCAGCCGTCAATACCGCGTTTCATCCAGAACTCGCCCACACTCATCAAGTATTCGCGAACATCCGGATTGTTTGTATTGAACTTGGGAAGCGCAGGCATTCCCCACCAGCATTCATAATTGGGCTTGCGATCGTAGGCATGAAGAGGCCAGCCCTTCACATGGAACCAGTCCACGTAAGGAGAATTCTTGCCCAGCTCCATCAAGCTATTGAACTGAAAGAAACCGCGGGAGCAATGATTGAACACTCCGTCAAGAATCACGCGGAGTCCCAGCTTATGGGCCTTCTTGACCAAACGATCAAAATCAGCAAGGGTTCCAAGAACCGGATCGATTTCGAAGTAGTCCACCGTATGGTAGCGGTGGTTGGAATTGCTCTTAAAAATCGGGCAAAGGTAAATAGCGTTTACCCCAAGGCCAGCGATGTACTTTAGCTTGTCTTCAATACCCGCCAGGTTACCGCCGAACATATTTTCGCGAGTGGGCTTGGAATCCCAATCCACAAACTTTCCCACGGCATTGTACCGAGGAGAACGGCAAAAGCGATCTGGAAAGATCTGGTAGAAAACCGCGTCCCTAACCCATTCTGGAGCAAATAATTTATTCATAATTCCTTCTCGGATTTAGGGAACGGGGAGTTCGAGGGGTTTCCCCTCGCATCCTATTAGATCTTCCACATGGGACGGCGCTTGCGCACATCCACCAGCTTGCGGATTTCAGAGCTGAGAGAAGAGTAATCCAGCAAGTCATCCACAGAACAAGGCAGACGGTAGCACCAGTTGGAGGCGCCAACAGTACCCGGCACGTTCACACGTTCTTCATCAGCCGGCACCTTGGAAAGATTTGCAGACAGGGCAAAGTAATCCTGGGCAGGCAAGATACAGAACATACTGTTAGAAGAGAACACGTGAGTCAACACGGTACGTGCCACAGAAGGAGTCATCTCCTGAGGAGCTGTTCCCGGCAAGTGGGCGTGAGACCAGTAAAGATCCTTGTCAAAATCCTTTTCCTGCCAGAGGCCGCGAAGAGTAGAAGTATCGTGGCAGCTGGTGGTGCAGACGGAAAGTCTCGGGTATTCGTCCATGTCGTAGTACGGAGAGTACGGAACATTCCAGTTACGTGCCCAGCGTTCAATACGCAGAGACAAAATGTTGAGTTTGTTCAAAACGGTGGGAACGCAGCTGGGCACAGCGCCCAAGTCTTCGGCGCAAACCAGCATATCGGTTTCGTTGGCGAGAACAGACAGGAGCTTGGTAGCGTTTGCTTCCCACAAGCCATTCTGACAATCTTCGTTATGCTTGAGGATTTCCTGAAGTTTCTTTTGTTCGTATTCCGGCAAGGTGAACAGCACCGGCTGATTGTACCAGTACCAGAACGGATAGAAAGTATTTTCGTCGCCAGACGGGATGAATACTCGGTTCCAGTAAACCTTCAGCATTCCATCCTTCACTTCCTGAGGTTCGTCCAGGGAAGTGATTGCCTTTTCGCAATCGTATTCCGGCTTAATGACAAAGCGGTCGAATTCGTTGGGCAGGTTCTGGAAGTACAGAGCCATGACGCGTTCGGTTTCTGTACCAAGGAAGGAGCGGAGCTGATCCACAGAGTAGTTGGGACGACGGAGGTATTCCAAAGTCTCGGGAATGAAACCAGCGTTCATCAATTCGGTCTTGGTCAGCGGCACGCAAGGATTGAATCGGCCCATGATACCGGTGACTTCCTTCTGCGGGATAGACCAAATGCGGAAGAAGCCCAGCACGTGGTCGATACGGTATGCGTGGTAGAACTTGCTTGCCTGAGCCAGACGGCGGCGCCACCAGTTGAAGTTGTCCTGTTCGAGGACATCCCAGCGGTAAGTGGGGAAACCCCAGTTCTGGCCGCTGTAGCTGAACATGTCAGGAGGAGCACCAGCACGGTCATCCAGGGAGAAGAACTTGCGTTCAGACCAGACGTCTGCGCTGTCTTCGTTAATAAGAATAGGAATGTCACCCTTGAGGCGAAGACCCAACTTGGAAACTTCTGTTACGGCGGCGTTGAACTGCACTTCGGCGTTGTACTGCATCCATGCCTGGAACAGGCAGTCCTTGGCGTACTTCTTCCAAAGCTTTTCCAAATCCTTTTCGGTGGGGTCGCGGAATTCAGACCAATCCTTCCAGCTGGATTCGTTGTTCATGGCCTTGAGGGTGCAGTACACACAGTAGGGCTTTGCCCAGCTGTTTTCATCGATCCAACGGGAAAGAGCCTTGTCCTTCTTGAGGGAGTCGTAGCTGTTATCAAAAATCTTGCGGAGAATAGAACGCTTCCAGGTGGAAATCTTGTAGTAGTCGATCTTTCCCAGCTTTTCAAATTCTGCCTTGCCAGCCTTGATGTCGGAAGCGAATTCAGAAGAACCTTCCACAGACTGGATGTTGATGAACACCGGGTTCAAGGCGAAGGCACTGCGAGCACTGTAGGGACTGGATTCAGCACCAGTATCATTAACCGGCAACAGCTGGATAATGTTGAAGTCGCAGAACTGAGCCCAGCGAGCAAAGGGAATCAAGTCCAGATATTCACCGATACCGATGCTCTGCTTGCTGTAAAGGCTGAAAAGGGGAACGGCTACGCCGCTCTGAAAGAATGATAATTCACCGTAACGCATGTCGCGAAAGATAGCATAAGACAGATTTTAATTCAAGAAACCCCTATCACAACAGGCTTTTTTAGCACGTTTTTCGCCTATTTTTTTAGATTTGTGAATATGAGTTACGAATGCAAACATCTTAGGAATACTTTTTGCGACAAGCGAAAGAAAGAATGCGACCCAGGTTCCCCGGGATGCGTTCTGCGCGGCCGCTTCGTATTCCCCTTCAGCGAATCCGCACAAGGTAAAGGCAGCGCCCAGCCCGCCGACAAAAAGCAGCGGATCTTTCTAGAAAACGAATACAAGAAGTAAGGTTCGAGGTTCCAGGCTCGAGGTTTCAGGTTTCAGGTTCCAGGCTCCAGGCTCGAGGTTCCAGGCACCAGGTTCCAGATCTAGTGCCAGTAGGTCAGAAAAAAAGCCCGTCGCGAATTGCGAGCGGGCTTTAAATTTTACAGAACTTATTTAATCAAGTATTGCCAAGCAGAACAAGGAACCGAGCGCCCGTAGCGTATAAGAATACGTGAGGGCGCGAGTGACGAGGTTATGCGCAGGCAAGACGCCGATTAACGCAGATTAAATCATGCGCAAGATTTCTTGTGCAGTCTGTTCCGAGAACGTATTGTCCAGAACAAAACGGCGGACTTCCTGCGGATTGATTCGGGCGTATTCGGAAAGAGCGCGGCCAATGCCATTACGAATGTAATAGTCATCGTCCTTGGCGCAGGTCAGGCAGAACTGACGGAGCAAGGGCCAGTCGGTACGATCCTTGTACTGAATCTGGAAAATGATGGCGCTGCGACGAACCCAGACATTGGGGTCGCGAATCCAGGAAGCGATCTTGGTACGGAGTGCCGGAAGACGCAAAGCCAAGTCACCAAGGATACAGGAAGCCAAGGTGTCCACAGTGTCGCGCCATGCACGAGTCTTGATCAACTTCTTGAGGAATGCCAAATGCTGACCGCCCAAAAGAGCGCGGTGGCGGAAGAGATAATCGCAGGCGGCGTACTGAATTTCACGGTACGGCTGAGCCCACATATCTTCCACTCTGGCAACCAAT contains these protein-coding regions:
- the gyrB gene encoding DNA topoisomerase (ATP-hydrolyzing) subunit B codes for the protein MAENVEEEKKNEDYSGSSITVLEGLEAVRVRPAMYIGSTDIRGLHHLVWEVVDNSVDEALAGFCNHIEISILPGNGIRVTDNGRGIPTDIHPKEKVGTLEVVMTKLHAGGKFDSNSYKVSAGLHGVGVSCVNALSTKLVATVRRNGKIVTQTFSKGIPCGPQQEIGTCAADDHGTTIEFYPDDTIFSETVYVYDTLATRFRELAFLMSGLRLSLTDEREEAGEEKPSETFCFPGGVSEFVRYVDEHRTPLFNEPIHLVLPDGQYPLEVAMWYNDGYQENFFSFVNNVNTYDGGTHVTGFKTALTRVISKFAQDMPKGKKDINITADDIREGLTAVIAIKVSQPQFEGQTKRKLGNSEIASYVASAFGAKLDEYFQENPAAVKVILDKVYFAAQAREAAHKARTLARRKNVLESGGLPGKLADCSSRDPKECEMFIVEGDSAGGSAKQGRKREFQAILPLRGKILNVEKASLHRVLDTEEIQNLVNAIGCGLGTECKLEKLRYNKIVIMTDADVDGSHIQTLLLTFFFRYMRPLIDEGHVYLAMPPLYKLKVGLKERYLFDEKEKEIAMAELEDKKNVTITRFKGLGEMSPEQLFETTMDPEKRFLKQCYVEDAVVADQIFSMLMGEDVEPRRKFIETNAYKVLNDLDI
- a CDS encoding polyprenyl synthetase family protein, whose product is MIPNKDDFQSVLNQARDLVEDHLQLTEQVIMDVAKNAPAGIAERLESLFLRKGKRIRSTLLCLIAKSGEKQPDASRVAHACAGVELLHLASLVHDDIIDGTDIRRGQKTAHKEWGTQVAVLIGDYVLSQAMRCVINEESRDVPVALSDAADKLIAGEILELDHSGDMNLSFEKYDEIIDGKTAALIDAAARIGGVLAGFDKEQADRCAQMGSHFGIAFQIVDDLLDYGFGSKNLDKAKFTDLSNGLITLPLLYYFDACNTEERAEMEGLIAKASEAGVPEKIIDLMNSKDAFKKAKANAQEHLEKALEIAQSLPAGKFTDEIVAMFASMSDRGN
- a CDS encoding magnesium transporter CorA family protein produces the protein MLKKYYKIESGRLASAQNEDVADIVMMGSLSQEQRSVLVKEYEITEHTIASAFDSDELSRIEYDDDFTTIVFKKPKNYSASDNFQFRVESFGIFIFKDWVLLLTDSEFPILDEKRFSKIDSLNTFVLRVLNYAIFHFNEHLKIINRINDELEQKLRTAMENKYLLSMFSLNKGLIYYVSALNSNDTLLKKLQIGRSMNWSEAERELLDDIVIENRQSLQQAEIYANILTSMMDARASVISNNVNTLMKNLTIVTISISLPTFFASLFGMNVRLPFGMNGDASGGSELAFWIIIAVCFLSVLVFMAIWGKRK
- the secD gene encoding protein translocase subunit SecD; amino-acid sequence: MNKNKFGLREIIILLVIVLSAYTVWPSIEVHSKTGEAKKTFLKENPKKGSQSINFGLDLAGGTSLTLQIDKSNLKNEDVKDIQEESLEIIRNRVDQFGLSEPQISPSGDDRILVELAGVDDSTAKELVGSTAKLEFKILAESDKFQQIVLLIDQYLTRQTTDIAATDSVATDTAAAAAAPAKDTAKALSDEELLGGATQTAQAEPAKDSAAEVKAEPASEVGVALSAYYMNFGNGGFIAEENVEKVKKLLETEGVQKLIPRDVAFAFGSGLEPVQRDSKIKAKRLYLLKRRAEMGGDDVVDARPHRVSDGMSAGEVAVRLKFGGIGPKKFSAVTAANVGKQMAIVLDNQVISAPRINERIPNGEAQITGLDDMKEANRLAVVLRAGALKAPMQIIESRSVGATLGEENIVQGFGSGAVGLVLCLVFMVGYYRLGGFIASLGMIINTLVTAAVMSVFNATLTLPGIAGFILVLGMSLDANVIIYERIREEIKAGLTARAAVAKGYERAFSAIFDSNLTTVLTALILYKIGTGSVKGFGLTLMIGIITSLFCALTVTRAVFDFKLAKRDATTLSIGGGFKALNNANLAIIPNRGKFKVLSLVLIVASIASIAIKGFDFSIDFTGGQVYTVQYQDDGKHETDLNKALSAAGISGAKVRSLGGTSANSYQISMKSSDDTQFEAKMAQAFEAANQKVEIVAKDSVGPTIGKELRNDAILAIILAWLAIGLYVWFRFGKLGLGFGIGAVVGLIHDSIITLGFISIFGLSFDGALIASLLTMIGYSVNDTIVVFDRVRENTAIYGTSGFDKTLNSSINQCFSRTVITSLTTLFVCLVLAIMGGSSIRDFGLVMVFGVLIGTYSSVCVCSPFVLWYSKRFKGGV
- a CDS encoding glycoside hydrolase family 13 protein, which encodes MNKLFAPEWVRDAVFYQIFPDRFCRSPRYNAVGKFVDWDSKPTRENMFGGNLAGIEDKLKYIAGLGVNAIYLCPIFKSNSNHRYHTVDYFEIDPVLGTLADFDRLVKKAHKLGLRVILDGVFNHCSRGFFQFNSLMELGKNSPYVDWFHVKGWPLHAYDRKPNYECWWGMPALPKFNTNNPDVREYLMSVGEFWMKRGIDGWRLDVPNEIDDDSFWQEFRRRVKAINPEAYIVGEIWDEPSRWLQGDQFDGVMNYVFRKAVMAYLFDENPISTEEFCNRLKGAFPQFRYSSLGQLPCGDVPMNLLGSHDTSRLQNQPCSDEARVRLAYALMFFLPGAPCVYYGDELALKGGKDPDNRRTIPWEKLKDLQKSPIYHWVRELIALRNAEPALRTGSFAVEQRSDGFSIVRTLNGRTLKLDVHASTPDFTIFAPN
- a CDS encoding 4-alpha-glucanotransferase, producing MRYGELSFFQSGVAVPLFSLYSKQSIGIGEYLDLIPFARWAQFCDFNIIQLLPVNDTGAESSPYSARSAFALNPVFINIQSVEGSSEFASDIKAGKAEFEKLGKIDYYKISTWKRSILRKIFDNSYDSLKKDKALSRWIDENSWAKPYCVYCTLKAMNNESSWKDWSEFRDPTEKDLEKLWKKYAKDCLFQAWMQYNAEVQFNAAVTEVSKLGLRLKGDIPILINEDSADVWSERKFFSLDDRAGAPPDMFSYSGQNWGFPTYRWDVLEQDNFNWWRRRLAQASKFYHAYRIDHVLGFFRIWSIPQKEVTGIMGRFNPCVPLTKTELMNAGFIPETLEYLRRPNYSVDQLRSFLGTETERVMALYFQNLPNEFDRFVIKPEYDCEKAITSLDEPQEVKDGMLKVYWNRVFIPSGDENTFYPFWYWYNQPVLFTLPEYEQKKLQEILKHNEDCQNGLWEANATKLLSVLANETDMLVCAEDLGAVPSCVPTVLNKLNILSLRIERWARNWNVPYSPYYDMDEYPRLSVCTTSCHDTSTLRGLWQEKDFDKDLYWSHAHLPGTAPQEMTPSVARTVLTHVFSSNSMFCILPAQDYFALSANLSKVPADEERVNVPGTVGASNWCYRLPCSVDDLLDYSSLSSEIRKLVDVRKRRPMWKI
- a CDS encoding DNA alkylation repair protein — protein: MSKKAREQFDFLGIRLVPRREVTYPLFDKNPPKDGDELVARVEDMWAQPYREIQYAACDYLFRHRALLGGQHLAFLKKLIKTRAWRDTVDTLASCILGDLALRLPALRTKIASWIRDPNVWVRRSAIIFQIQYKDRTDWPLLRQFCLTCAKDDDYYIRNGIGRALSEYARINPQEVRRFVLDNTFSEQTAQEILRMI